In Spirosoma aureum, a single genomic region encodes these proteins:
- a CDS encoding response regulator transcription factor, whose amino-acid sequence MKVLVVEDEKGLAESITDYMVKEGYICETAATFQEADEKIYLYTYDCVIVDLTLPGGDGFQIIEALKRLVATTGIIIISARNALEDKLRGLEIGSDDYLTKPFHLSELNARVKSLLRRRQFGGHTEIRFQEIVVVPHNRKVYVNGQLTTLSRKEYDLLLYFLSNIDVALTKASIAEHLWGDNIDSVDSFDIVYSHIKNLRRKLIEKGAADYVQSIYGIGYKFSQP is encoded by the coding sequence ATGAAAGTATTGGTAGTTGAAGATGAAAAGGGATTGGCTGAGAGTATCACCGATTACATGGTGAAGGAAGGATACATCTGCGAAACGGCTGCTACTTTTCAGGAGGCCGACGAGAAAATATATCTCTACACGTATGACTGCGTGATTGTCGATCTGACGTTACCCGGAGGAGATGGTTTTCAGATCATCGAGGCTTTAAAACGGCTCGTTGCCACAACTGGAATTATCATTATTTCAGCCCGTAACGCCCTGGAAGACAAGTTGCGAGGGCTTGAAATTGGCTCGGATGATTATTTGACCAAGCCGTTTCACCTTTCCGAATTGAATGCCCGCGTTAAATCATTGCTGCGACGCCGACAATTTGGCGGGCATACTGAAATCCGTTTTCAGGAAATTGTGGTTGTACCTCATAACCGGAAGGTCTACGTGAATGGTCAACTCACAACCTTATCGCGGAAGGAATATGATTTGCTGTTGTATTTTTTATCAAATATTGATGTAGCCCTGACAAAAGCGTCGATTGCGGAGCATTTGTGGGGCGACAACATCGATTCGGTCGACTCGTTTGATATCGTGTATTCGCATATTAAAAATCTGCGCAGGAAATTAATTGAAAAAGGTGCCGCCGATTATGTACAATCGATTTATGGCATTGGATATAAATTCAGTCAGCCTTGA
- a CDS encoding efflux RND transporter periplasmic adaptor subunit, translating to MKPFLRFVWPVSVAAGIAACSSSGNDKKPTATKEPETPQVVMTTVQALQPSKRVTLPGELKPWNRVNIYAKVKGFVRDIPVDRGTFVRKGQVLARLDAPEVISELSQAQAQVQAQEATLVEQTTRSRASRLTYQRLLQTAKMEGAVSANELDQAQAKMQADSAMVAVARGTVQAARSNYQAKTELRQYLTITAPFDGMVIERNISPGALVGAGDSGKPLFVLEDSHTLRLTVAIPETFANQLAAKSAVSFTVNAIPERRFNAKLARSAESLVEANRAMMAEFDVNNAAHELKSGMYAEVTLPIERSARTMFVPTSSVVSSSEKMFVIRVHDNRAQWVSVQKGNVIDSLVEVFGDLKQGEPIVKAASEEIRDGQAIKAK from the coding sequence ATGAAACCATTTTTGAGATTTGTCTGGCCGGTATCGGTTGCGGCCGGTATAGCAGCCTGCTCGTCTTCGGGCAACGACAAAAAACCGACGGCCACCAAAGAGCCGGAAACACCGCAGGTAGTAATGACAACGGTTCAGGCGTTACAGCCCAGCAAACGTGTCACTCTGCCGGGTGAATTAAAACCCTGGAACCGGGTAAATATCTACGCAAAAGTGAAAGGATTTGTCCGTGATATTCCGGTCGATCGGGGCACGTTCGTTCGCAAAGGGCAGGTGTTGGCCCGGCTCGATGCCCCCGAAGTCATTTCGGAGCTCAGTCAGGCGCAGGCGCAGGTACAGGCTCAGGAAGCAACACTGGTCGAGCAAACAACCCGTTCGCGGGCCAGTCGACTAACTTATCAGCGCCTGTTGCAAACGGCAAAAATGGAGGGGGCCGTATCGGCCAACGAACTGGATCAGGCCCAGGCGAAAATGCAGGCCGATAGTGCTATGGTCGCGGTGGCACGTGGTACGGTGCAGGCTGCCCGCTCGAATTATCAGGCAAAAACCGAACTTCGGCAATATCTGACCATTACGGCCCCGTTCGACGGCATGGTCATCGAGCGGAATATCAGCCCTGGCGCACTGGTTGGTGCAGGTGATAGCGGAAAGCCGCTGTTTGTACTGGAAGATAGCCATACGCTTCGTTTGACGGTGGCTATTCCAGAAACGTTTGCCAATCAGCTAGCCGCAAAAAGCGCAGTTTCATTTACAGTAAACGCCATTCCTGAACGACGCTTTAACGCCAAATTAGCCCGTAGCGCCGAGAGTTTGGTAGAAGCAAACCGCGCCATGATGGCCGAATTTGACGTCAATAATGCGGCTCATGAATTGAAGTCTGGTATGTATGCCGAAGTAACACTTCCGATTGAACGCTCCGCGCGAACGATGTTCGTTCCAACATCATCGGTGGTGAGTTCCAGCGAAAAAATGTTCGTGATTCGGGTACATGACAATCGGGCACAGTGGGTATCGGTGCAGAAAGGGAATGTCATTGACAGCCTGGTGGAAGTGTTCGGCGATCTGAAGCAGGGCGAACCCATCGTGAAAGCAGCTTCGGAAGAAATCCGGGATGGACAGGCGATTAAAGCGAAGTAA
- a CDS encoding TonB-dependent receptor domain-containing protein has protein sequence MSTLLSISSYSQSPVRATIRGSIHTATDKPLEFATLMLVKASDSTLVKGTIGDAEGHYVFENITPGTYRVSAQVVGFQKNTSRPFTLTPDQQQLTVPTLVLLQATKTLGEVTVTGQKPFIEQLPDKTVVNVENSIVSAGGTALDVLEKSPGVVVDNQNDRISFKGREGVLIMIDGKPTYLSAQEVVNLLRNTPSNSVQTIELITNPSSKYDAAGNAGIINIRLKRGSRNLTGGTAGSATFGAGYGRYPKASAGVTVNHKSGNWNLFGNYNYDYRKRYGSVDALRRFGSGDSMTTVNNLGTRTSTERVHTFKVGADYTLSRKTTLGFMANGLINESQAEIDNKNLIYDATSQLQQTVTMINTSTRPMQRLSANANLKHTFDTLGRELTVDVDYAQVHVNGQDNMQTRYLNGQQEEIQPTLLQRNQTPSDILIRAAKLDYVQPFTNGIKLETGGKVSYVTSDNDVRFGTLTEGGYVPDPQRTNHFLYKETIGAGYLNGSRNWTKWSLQAGLRMEYTRSIGNSVTLQKVVDRSYLNAFPSLFVTFKASPNHQWTSSYSRRIDRPSYQDLNPFIYVMDPYTYAQGNPFLRPQYTNALQLGYTYKNETSVSLGYNHTTDVITGVNEQEGQVLKTTTVNLAALDNVVLSLSSPLKLAPWWTVRQTADIFLNAYNAEYLGQRLDYRRVSANFTMNHRFTLTKGFTAELSGWYNTASIYGQARFSGLGQVNVGLQKTMLNKAAILRLNISDILDITRSRGTIQYAMTNLTFTNRWETRVARLTFTYNFGNRNLKAARQRQSSVEDEQNRVR, from the coding sequence ATGAGTACGCTGCTCTCAATCAGTAGTTATTCCCAATCGCCTGTCCGCGCTACGATACGTGGCTCTATCCATACTGCAACTGATAAACCGCTCGAATTTGCCACGCTTATGCTGGTAAAAGCCAGCGACTCTACGTTAGTGAAAGGGACTATCGGTGATGCAGAAGGTCATTACGTTTTTGAGAATATCACTCCGGGTACGTATCGTGTATCGGCTCAGGTAGTTGGTTTCCAGAAGAATACATCCCGCCCGTTTACACTGACTCCCGATCAGCAACAGCTTACCGTACCAACGCTTGTGCTCCTTCAGGCGACCAAAACATTAGGCGAAGTGACCGTTACGGGCCAAAAGCCATTTATCGAACAATTACCCGACAAAACAGTCGTCAACGTCGAAAATAGTATCGTTTCGGCGGGAGGAACGGCACTCGATGTGCTCGAAAAGTCACCGGGTGTTGTGGTCGATAATCAGAATGACCGGATCAGTTTCAAAGGGCGCGAAGGCGTTCTGATCATGATCGATGGGAAACCAACTTATCTGTCTGCGCAGGAAGTGGTTAATCTGTTACGGAATACACCCAGTAACAGCGTCCAGACAATTGAACTAATCACGAATCCCTCCTCTAAATACGATGCCGCCGGAAACGCCGGTATTATTAACATCCGGCTCAAACGCGGTAGCCGGAATCTGACTGGCGGAACGGCCGGTAGTGCTACGTTCGGGGCTGGATATGGCCGTTATCCGAAAGCGTCGGCTGGCGTAACCGTCAATCATAAGTCGGGCAACTGGAACCTCTTTGGGAACTACAACTATGATTATCGCAAACGCTATGGTTCGGTGGACGCACTTCGTCGGTTCGGTTCGGGCGATTCGATGACAACCGTCAATAACCTGGGGACGCGTACCAGCACCGAGCGGGTCCATACCTTTAAAGTAGGGGCCGATTATACGCTCAGCCGAAAAACAACTTTGGGTTTCATGGCGAATGGATTGATCAACGAAAGTCAGGCAGAAATTGACAACAAAAACCTGATTTATGACGCTACGAGTCAACTTCAGCAAACCGTAACCATGATTAACACATCGACCCGGCCAATGCAGCGGCTGTCGGCCAATGCGAACCTGAAACATACATTCGATACGTTAGGCCGGGAACTGACGGTCGATGTCGATTACGCACAGGTTCACGTAAATGGGCAGGACAATATGCAAACACGTTATCTGAATGGTCAGCAGGAAGAAATTCAGCCAACCCTGCTTCAGCGTAACCAGACTCCTTCCGATATTCTGATCCGGGCCGCGAAACTCGATTACGTTCAACCCTTTACGAATGGCATTAAACTGGAAACGGGTGGCAAAGTCAGCTATGTTACATCGGACAATGATGTACGTTTCGGCACGCTGACCGAAGGTGGATACGTACCCGATCCGCAGCGAACGAACCATTTCCTATATAAAGAAACCATTGGCGCTGGGTATCTGAACGGAAGCCGGAACTGGACAAAATGGTCGCTGCAGGCTGGCTTACGAATGGAATACACCCGATCGATCGGGAATTCGGTAACGCTTCAGAAAGTTGTTGACCGCAGTTATCTGAATGCCTTTCCCAGCCTGTTCGTAACTTTTAAAGCCAGCCCCAATCATCAGTGGACGAGCTCCTACAGCCGAAGAATCGACCGGCCCAGCTACCAGGATCTAAATCCATTCATTTACGTCATGGACCCATATACTTATGCGCAGGGAAATCCGTTCCTTCGGCCTCAATATACGAATGCACTACAGTTGGGTTATACATACAAAAATGAAACCAGTGTTAGCCTGGGTTATAACCATACGACCGACGTGATTACGGGCGTCAACGAGCAGGAAGGGCAGGTATTAAAAACGACTACGGTCAATCTGGCTGCACTCGATAATGTCGTGTTAAGTTTGAGTTCACCGCTGAAACTCGCGCCCTGGTGGACTGTTCGGCAAACGGCTGATATCTTCCTGAATGCATATAATGCTGAGTATTTGGGTCAGCGGTTAGATTATCGACGCGTATCGGCCAATTTCACGATGAACCACCGCTTTACTCTCACCAAAGGATTTACTGCCGAACTATCGGGTTGGTATAATACGGCTTCGATATACGGTCAGGCACGATTCAGTGGTTTGGGCCAGGTAAATGTAGGGCTTCAGAAAACGATGCTGAACAAAGCAGCAATCCTGCGTCTGAATATCAGCGACATACTGGACATTACCCGCAGCCGGGGCACTATCCAGTATGCTATGACGAATCTAACCTTCACCAATCGCTGGGAAACCCGCGTTGCCCGGCTGACCTTCACCTATAATTTCGGTAATCGCAACCTGAAAGCGGCCCGCCAGCGGCAGTCCAGCGTAGAGGACGAACAGAATCGGGTAAGGTAG
- a CDS encoding sensor histidine kinase: MKLLAKTNRIYLTFSLVIYLLTALAFYQIVRLLIYDEVESRLQVERRDFQAYVRAHNTWSSSPYFVENKIDVVPISDRPKQIREFFTDTLIRNRYDDELIPFRQLTFYEPIQGRMHRVSIRKSLIQTYRLIEAVTFTMATFLGLLLLGTFWFQGKLSGRLWHPFYDTLSRIKNFDLNSGSPLQLSKPEITEFYSLNEVLQKMADKMQHDYKSLKEFTENASHEMQTPLALINAKVEQLIQSEQLTEAQTNWIETIYEASRRIVRLNQGLLLLAKIENHQFQDVQRVNLSQLFMEKLQDMEEVLTFKELSIHVHQSISFEVILPVALADILVTNLVNNAIKHNQPGGSIELDSTKERLYLRNTGGPLISAPERLFERFKKEGTGTDSIGLGLSIVKQICDSYGLDVTYHVNQERHQFCISQMPVDNADDNFVS, from the coding sequence TTGAAACTGCTTGCCAAAACCAACCGCATCTATCTTACATTTTCACTAGTAATTTATCTGCTAACAGCCCTGGCTTTTTATCAGATCGTTCGCTTATTGATTTACGACGAAGTTGAAAGTAGATTACAGGTAGAACGTCGTGACTTTCAGGCATATGTGCGAGCGCATAACACATGGTCGAGTAGCCCTTATTTCGTTGAGAATAAAATCGATGTTGTTCCAATCAGTGATAGACCTAAACAAATACGCGAATTTTTTACGGATACGCTGATTCGAAACCGCTATGACGATGAACTGATACCTTTTCGACAATTAACCTTCTATGAACCCATTCAGGGTAGGATGCACCGGGTATCGATCCGAAAATCGCTCATTCAGACTTATCGACTAATTGAAGCAGTTACTTTTACAATGGCCACATTTCTGGGGCTGTTGTTATTGGGTACATTCTGGTTTCAGGGTAAATTATCGGGGAGGTTATGGCATCCTTTTTACGATACCTTATCGCGTATCAAGAATTTCGACCTGAATAGTGGATCACCTTTACAACTGTCTAAACCTGAGATTACTGAATTCTATTCGTTGAATGAAGTGCTGCAAAAAATGGCCGATAAAATGCAGCATGATTATAAAAGCCTGAAGGAGTTTACCGAAAATGCTTCACATGAAATGCAGACACCACTGGCGCTCATTAATGCAAAAGTCGAACAATTGATTCAAAGTGAACAACTAACCGAAGCGCAAACGAACTGGATCGAAACAATATACGAAGCCTCCCGGCGTATTGTACGATTGAATCAGGGACTACTGTTGTTGGCGAAAATAGAAAATCACCAGTTTCAGGACGTTCAGCGTGTTAATCTATCGCAACTTTTTATGGAGAAATTGCAGGATATGGAAGAGGTATTAACTTTTAAAGAACTTTCTATTCATGTTCATCAGTCGATATCCTTTGAGGTTATATTACCGGTTGCTTTAGCCGATATTCTGGTAACAAACCTGGTAAACAATGCGATTAAACATAATCAGCCAGGGGGTTCTATTGAGTTGGATTCTACTAAAGAAAGGCTCTATCTGAGAAATACTGGCGGCCCGCTTATCTCAGCACCTGAGCGTCTTTTCGAGCGATTTAAGAAAGAGGGTACAGGAACAGACTCAATAGGGCTAGGTTTGTCAATTGTCAAGCAAATCTGTGATAGTTATGGCTTAGATGTAACTTATCATGTAAATCAGGAACGACATCAATTTTGTATTTCACAAATGCCGGTAGATAATGCAGATGACAATTTTGTCAGTTAA
- a CDS encoding GNAT family N-acetyltransferase: protein MMTLLPIRQTIEENTQFLQHPDSEPGLTMTIEFFNRIGYTPPWIGYFVQQNDTFVGSAGFKGKPKEGRVEIAYGVFPHFQNLGIGAEICRQLVLLALETDPTVIVTARTLPEENYSTRILRKNNFDFSGDVWDDEDGTVWEWEYKGTIPVINL from the coding sequence ATGATGACGCTCCTGCCCATTCGACAGACAATTGAGGAAAATACCCAGTTCCTTCAACATCCGGACAGTGAACCCGGTCTGACGATGACAATCGAGTTTTTTAACCGGATCGGGTATACCCCGCCCTGGATTGGCTATTTTGTTCAGCAAAACGATACGTTCGTGGGAAGCGCAGGCTTTAAGGGCAAGCCTAAAGAAGGGCGGGTTGAAATTGCGTATGGCGTATTTCCGCACTTCCAGAATCTGGGAATTGGCGCAGAAATATGCAGGCAATTGGTACTACTTGCTTTGGAAACAGATCCTACCGTTATCGTCACAGCCCGGACTCTGCCAGAAGAAAATTACTCCACACGCATTCTGAGAAAAAATAATTTTGACTTTTCAGGAGATGTTTGGGATGACGAAGATGGTACGGTATGGGAGTGGGAATACAAAGGGACGATACCTGTAATAAATCTTTGA
- a CDS encoding TolC family protein produces MIYPRFQESVLKIPASAKYRRTTGWLLWLGAGLVTVQAQAQSLNLSQVVEQSTRQYPFLKSKQAEISSAERRLQASRVEYLPSLIVQDQYNYATSNSLNGSFFPNEGTAISTSGGVRPTAVSKASFGSYTSAAIEWRAITFGRIKANVAVADAELQRSRIDYDNELFQHQVRTIDAYLLLLINQKLVQIQRSNLDRAQTFKRVVDSGVQSGMRAGVDSSLATAEAVRARILLLESQQQEQVQRLRLSELTGQLQRNIQVDSMRFYTALPTGAPLSDSISPKNPALRLFQSQIALSSARSVATQRTSLPVISLVGVGNARGSGFSNQGDIFLNNQINGLGYQVSNYLVGVVARWNLTNILRVRHDYRSELFQVERFRQLYNEQQLRINRQYQEAETQYQVALEQARQAPIQLRAARQAYNQAKSRYESGLTDLPTLLQSVVTLNRAEVDGYVATSNVWRFLLLKAAADGDLSLFMNQVQ; encoded by the coding sequence ATGATCTACCCGCGTTTTCAGGAGTCTGTACTAAAGATTCCAGCCTCTGCAAAGTACCGAAGAACAACGGGCTGGCTGCTCTGGCTAGGAGCCGGACTCGTTACCGTTCAGGCACAGGCACAATCGCTGAATTTGAGCCAGGTTGTTGAACAAAGCACCCGGCAATATCCATTTCTGAAGTCCAAACAGGCCGAAATTAGTAGTGCTGAACGACGGCTTCAGGCAAGTCGTGTCGAATACCTGCCAAGCCTGATTGTTCAGGATCAGTATAACTACGCGACCAGCAACAGTCTGAATGGTTCGTTTTTCCCGAACGAAGGAACCGCCATTTCTACATCCGGCGGGGTTCGTCCTACCGCTGTTTCAAAGGCCAGTTTCGGTAGTTATACCAGCGCTGCTATTGAGTGGCGAGCCATCACATTCGGACGGATTAAAGCCAATGTAGCCGTGGCTGATGCCGAACTCCAACGCAGCCGCATCGATTATGACAATGAACTTTTTCAGCACCAGGTTCGAACTATCGATGCCTATTTGCTACTGCTGATCAACCAGAAACTGGTACAGATTCAACGCAGTAATCTCGATCGTGCGCAAACGTTCAAACGAGTAGTCGATTCGGGCGTACAATCGGGTATGCGCGCTGGCGTAGATAGTTCACTGGCAACTGCCGAAGCCGTTCGAGCCCGGATTCTGCTATTGGAAAGCCAGCAGCAGGAGCAGGTACAGCGGTTACGGTTATCCGAGTTGACTGGCCAGCTCCAGCGAAATATTCAGGTTGATAGTATGCGTTTTTACACCGCTTTGCCAACAGGAGCTCCGTTGTCAGATTCGATCTCCCCTAAGAATCCGGCTCTGCGGCTCTTTCAATCCCAGATAGCCCTATCGTCGGCCCGCAGCGTGGCTACCCAGCGAACCAGCCTGCCCGTCATTTCTCTGGTTGGGGTTGGTAATGCACGCGGATCGGGCTTTTCTAATCAGGGCGATATCTTTCTGAATAACCAGATAAACGGCCTTGGTTATCAGGTATCCAACTACCTGGTTGGCGTGGTTGCCCGCTGGAATTTGACCAACATTCTGCGCGTTCGGCACGACTACCGAAGCGAGCTTTTTCAGGTAGAACGGTTCCGGCAATTGTACAATGAACAGCAACTGCGTATTAATCGCCAGTATCAGGAAGCCGAAACGCAGTATCAGGTCGCGCTCGAACAGGCTCGTCAGGCACCGATTCAACTTCGGGCTGCCAGGCAGGCTTATAATCAGGCAAAATCGCGCTATGAAAGCGGTTTAACTGATTTGCCTACACTGCTGCAAAGCGTTGTTACGCTCAATCGGGCTGAAGTAGACGGGTACGTAGCCACCAGCAATGTCTGGCGATTCCTGCTTCTGAAAGCTGCTGCCGATGGCGATCTGTCGCTGTTCATGAATCAAGTTCAATAA
- a CDS encoding efflux RND transporter permease subunit: MYQLIRSALRKPISVVVAVLGLLFFSVMSLFTIPVDIFPNLDLPTIYVVQPYGGMAPDQMDGFIATRYQDHFLYVSGIRDIDVKTIQGLSLIKLQFYPGTDMAQAAAEVANNVSRAKAYMPEGTVPPQVVRFDASSVPVGQLVFESQGRSLNEIQDYASSRVRPMFSRIPGVSSPPPFGGNQRTVIIKVNPQLVRSYQLTPEEVIKSIITNNQPSPAGNIRIGDKALMTPVNSLVKRPEDFLNIPIRVGSGPTVFVRDIGTVEDGADVTVSYALVNGRRAVYIPVVKKSDASTLDVVNNIRKAMPELQAAVPEDVKISYEFDQSVYVTNSLKSLVTEGILGAVLTGLMVLLFLRDWRSVIIVVVTIPISILSAVIMLNLFGQTINIMTLSGLALAIGILVDQATVTIENIHQHLETGKPKAVAIWDACKEIVFPEFLILLAILAVFAPAFVMSGVPRSMFLPLSLSVGFAMIASFLLSQTFVPVLANWLLKSHPPHEAPTLALDAQERHAILDEAAHPVPNASGFEKFKQRYSSLLDKILNRRGLVVGGYLAGTLAIIVVCFMVIGTDILPHGNSHQFQMRLRVPDGTRVERTELATLKVLDIIKDEVGADNVEISSAYVGTVPSSYGTSNIFVFNSGPHEAVLQVSLNEEHPVKMDDLKESLRTRIAKALPTANISFEPIELTEKIMSQGASTPIEVTVAAKDLTEAGRFANKIREQMAKIDFLRDVQIAQPLAYPVLNVTMNRERAGQLGVTSTQVARSMVAATSSSRFTDKNLWLDESKGLAYQVQVQIPEYQMSSTSDIGNIPLKSGNMQPLLSDVATFSEGTTPGEYDRAGPNRLVTITANLQKKDLGTAQKAVEQAIRNAGEAPRGVIVEMGGQTNLLTDTLSSLQTGLLVAIVIIFLLLAANYQSFKLSLVILSAIPAVVAGALLMLLACGATLNLQSYMGLIMSVGVSVANAILMVTNAENLRLEVGDTLKAVVLAANSRIRPILMTSIAMIAGMVPMASGLGEGGDQIAPLGQAVIGGLIASTLAALLILPCVFSQLQAKATTQSVSLDPEDPESKFFDKQLTPAPAVRSI, translated from the coding sequence ATGTATCAACTCATTCGATCTGCCTTACGAAAACCGATTTCGGTGGTGGTAGCGGTTCTGGGACTCCTGTTTTTTTCGGTGATGTCACTGTTTACCATTCCCGTCGATATTTTTCCGAACCTCGATCTACCTACCATTTACGTCGTTCAGCCTTATGGCGGCATGGCTCCCGACCAGATGGACGGTTTCATCGCTACCCGTTATCAGGATCACTTCCTGTATGTATCGGGGATTCGTGACATCGATGTAAAAACTATTCAGGGTTTATCGCTCATCAAACTGCAATTCTATCCGGGAACCGATATGGCTCAGGCGGCTGCCGAAGTTGCCAATAACGTCTCCCGTGCGAAAGCCTACATGCCCGAAGGGACCGTTCCGCCCCAGGTAGTGCGCTTCGATGCCAGTTCGGTGCCGGTTGGTCAATTGGTGTTCGAAAGTCAGGGGCGATCCCTGAACGAAATTCAGGATTACGCGTCATCACGAGTGCGGCCGATGTTCTCCCGCATTCCGGGCGTATCGAGCCCTCCTCCCTTTGGCGGTAACCAACGGACGGTGATCATCAAGGTAAATCCGCAACTGGTCCGCAGTTACCAGTTGACGCCGGAAGAAGTCATTAAATCCATTATCACCAACAACCAGCCTTCACCCGCCGGAAACATCCGGATCGGTGATAAAGCCCTGATGACGCCGGTAAACTCGCTCGTCAAACGGCCCGAGGATTTTCTGAATATTCCCATTCGGGTTGGCTCTGGCCCAACCGTTTTTGTGCGCGACATTGGTACAGTTGAAGATGGAGCCGACGTAACGGTGAGCTACGCACTGGTGAACGGTCGTCGGGCGGTCTATATTCCGGTCGTTAAAAAGTCGGATGCATCCACGCTCGATGTGGTAAACAACATCCGAAAAGCCATGCCCGAATTGCAGGCGGCCGTTCCCGAAGATGTAAAAATATCCTACGAATTTGACCAGTCGGTCTACGTAACAAATTCACTCAAAAGCCTTGTTACGGAGGGCATTCTGGGAGCTGTACTAACGGGATTGATGGTGTTGTTATTCCTGCGCGACTGGCGGAGCGTCATTATTGTGGTGGTAACCATCCCGATTTCCATTCTATCGGCGGTGATTATGCTCAACCTGTTTGGACAGACCATCAACATCATGACCCTGTCTGGGTTGGCCCTGGCCATCGGGATTCTGGTTGACCAGGCCACAGTAACGATCGAGAATATTCACCAGCATCTGGAAACTGGCAAACCCAAAGCCGTTGCGATCTGGGATGCCTGTAAAGAAATCGTCTTCCCTGAATTTCTGATTCTGCTGGCGATTCTGGCCGTATTTGCCCCTGCGTTCGTTATGAGCGGAGTTCCCCGTTCCATGTTCCTGCCGTTATCGCTGTCGGTTGGTTTTGCGATGATTGCCTCGTTCCTGCTTTCGCAGACGTTCGTACCTGTTCTGGCAAACTGGCTCCTGAAAAGCCACCCGCCCCACGAAGCCCCAACACTGGCTCTCGACGCGCAGGAACGGCACGCGATCCTCGACGAAGCCGCCCACCCTGTTCCTAATGCTTCAGGGTTCGAAAAGTTCAAACAGCGGTATTCCTCGTTGCTCGATAAAATACTGAATCGTCGGGGTCTGGTCGTCGGGGGTTATCTGGCTGGCACGCTGGCAATCATTGTTGTTTGTTTCATGGTCATTGGAACGGATATTCTGCCGCATGGCAACAGCCACCAGTTTCAGATGCGGCTACGCGTTCCCGACGGCACACGGGTAGAACGTACCGAGCTGGCCACCCTAAAAGTGCTTGATATTATAAAGGATGAGGTTGGCGCCGACAACGTTGAGATTTCATCAGCCTATGTTGGAACAGTTCCGTCCAGTTACGGAACATCGAACATCTTCGTATTTAACAGCGGACCGCATGAAGCCGTTTTACAGGTGTCGCTCAACGAAGAGCATCCTGTGAAAATGGATGATCTGAAGGAGTCGTTGCGGACGCGGATCGCCAAAGCCTTACCAACGGCCAACATCTCGTTCGAGCCGATCGAGCTGACCGAAAAAATCATGAGTCAGGGCGCATCCACACCCATCGAGGTAACAGTAGCGGCCAAAGATCTGACCGAAGCAGGTCGGTTTGCCAACAAAATCCGGGAACAGATGGCCAAAATCGATTTCCTGCGTGATGTACAAATCGCACAGCCGCTGGCCTACCCGGTTCTGAATGTAACGATGAATCGGGAACGGGCTGGACAACTGGGCGTTACCTCCACGCAGGTGGCCCGGTCGATGGTGGCGGCTACGTCATCAAGTCGCTTTACGGATAAAAACCTCTGGCTCGATGAGTCGAAAGGATTGGCGTATCAGGTTCAGGTCCAGATCCCTGAATATCAGATGAGCAGTACCAGCGACATCGGAAATATTCCGCTGAAAAGCGGCAACATGCAACCACTGTTATCGGACGTAGCCACCTTTTCGGAAGGAACAACGCCCGGTGAATATGACCGCGCCGGACCGAACCGGCTGGTTACAATTACGGCTAACTTACAGAAAAAAGACCTCGGAACGGCCCAGAAAGCCGTAGAACAGGCCATTCGCAACGCAGGCGAAGCACCACGCGGTGTAATTGTTGAGATGGGCGGACAAACGAATCTGCTCACCGACACGCTGAGCAGTCTGCAAACGGGTCTTCTGGTTGCCATCGTGATCATCTTTCTGCTGCTGGCCGCCAATTATCAGTCATTCAAGCTCTCGCTGGTTATTCTGTCAGCAATACCGGCTGTGGTTGCCGGAGCACTGCTGATGCTCCTGGCCTGCGGTGCCACGCTCAATCTGCAATCCTACATGGGGTTGATCATGTCGGTCGGTGTGTCAGTGGCCAATGCGATTTTAATGGTTACCAATGCCGAAAACCTCCGGCTGGAAGTTGGTGATACACTAAAGGCCGTTGTGCTGGCCGCCAACAGCCGGATTCGGCCGATTCTGATGACGAGTATCGCCATGATTGCGGGGATGGTTCCGATGGCATCGGGTCTAGGCGAAGGCGGTGACCAGATTGCACCACTTGGGCAAGCCGTTATTGGCGGTCTGATTGCCTCAACCCTGGCTGCTCTGCTCATTCTTCCCTGTGTATTTAGCCAGCTTCAGGCCAAAGCTACGACTCAATCTGTATCGCTCGACCCGGAAGATCCGGAAAGCAAATTTTTCGATAAACAACTGACTCCTGCTCCGGCAGTCCGCTCCATATGA